The DNA sequence GAAGAAAGAGAAACACTCTATTGCTAAAACCAAAAAGGCCAAAAAGGACAATATGTCTACTGCTAAAAAATCTAAAGAGGGAGACAATGTTTAATGTTTGAAGAGTTACGTCCTCATCTTGCAGAGTTACGTAAACGTATAGGGCTCTCTGTGCTTTCTGTATTTATTGCATTTGGTATTGCATTTACATTCCATGAGACAATTCTTGCATGGATCACTGCACCACTTGACCATGCTCTTGCAGAAGTCAAACAAAATGTTACAAAAAAAAGTATGACCCAGTGGCATATTGATCTCAATGCGAGTCGAAAGATAACCTCAGAAATAGAGGAGATTTCCCCAAAAGATAACTCAGGTGTTAAGGCAGCACAAAATCTCTCCAAATCACTCACACAAGCAGCACAGGCCACAGAAGGTGAACTTAAAAAAGGTTTAGAAAATGCAGCAAAGTCTGCCTATGAACTGGCAGCTTCATTGCGTGCCTCTAAAATCTTTAACCCACAAGTAACTACCCATCAAGTCGCAGGAACTTTCTTTGTTGCACTAAAGGTCTCATTTTTTGTGGGGCTCCTGCTAGCAATGCCATTTATTCTCTACCAACTTTGGCTTTTTGTGGCACCAGGACTCTATAGTCATGAAAAGAAAATGGTATTCCCCTTTGTAGCAGGAGGTTCTGTTATGTTTCTTTCAGGCGTACTGTTTGCCTATTATATTGTGACACCATTTGGGTTTCAATTTCTTATTACCTTTGGATCATTTCTCTATACACCTCTTATTAATATTGAGGACTATGTGGGTTTTTTTACAAAGATTATGATGGGGTTTGGAATTGCTTTTGAGTTGCCAGTATTCGCCTACTTCCTTGCTTTGCTTGGGTTAGTGACAGATCGCACACTCAAAGACTTTTTTAAATATGCTGTAGTAATTATTTTTGTTCTTGCAGCACTGCTTACACCACCTGATATCCTTACTCAGCTTTTAATGGCAGCACCACTGGTTATCCTTTATGGTATTTCTATTCTTATTGTCGCAGTAGTTAATCCTGACAAGAATGAAGATGGAGAAGATGGAGAAAAAGAGACGGAAAAAATGTAATGTCTACTACGCGATTAACAAAGAGCTATGACTACATACTCCCCAAAGAGTACATTGCAACTGAACCCGTATACCCTAGAGATCATGCAAAATTACTAGTTTATAATAGAAAAACCAACGAGATAACCCATGCTACCTTCGGTTACCTGCTCAACTTTCTACCCAAATGTGATATTTTTCTTAATGATACCCGTGTTATCAAGGCACGCATCTTTGGATATAAGTCTAGTGGTGGAAAAGTAGAACTTCTTTTAAACAAACCACTTGATGCCCACCATTACCTTGTTATGATACGAGGAAAGATCCATATTGGCACACAACTTTTCTTTGACAAAGGGTTAGTTGCAACTGTCATAGCGTTAAACAAGGATGGATCAAGAGTCGTTACTTTTGCCAAAAATAATACAGAAATATATTTTGAAACATTAGTGCCATTACTTGATGAGATAGGACACATTCCCTTACCTCCTTATATGCAACGCGAAGACAGGAAAGAAGATGAGTCTGACTATCAGTCCCTCTTTGCTAAGAATGCAGGAGCAGTTGCCGCACCTACTGCTTCTTTACATTTTACGTCAGATCTTTTTGAAAAACTCCAAAAAACCTACTCTACCCATACCCTGACATTGCATGTTGGGGCAGGAACTTTTAAGCCTGTTGAGGCAGAGAATATTCTTGATCACCCTATGCACTCAGAATATTTTCATATTCCTGATACTTCAGTAAAGATAATAGAGAGCCAAAAACCCATTCTTGCCATTGGTACAACTGTCACGCGTACCATTGAATATTATACTAGAACAAAACAGAAGGAGGGAGTATGTGACCTCTTTCTTAATCCACTTAATCCTCCTCAACGTGTCACTCATCTGCTTACAAACTTTCACCTACCCAAAAGTACACTTATTATGTTGGTAAGCGCTTTTATTGGAAGAGAAAAGACGTTACAGCTATACCAAGAGGCAATCGAAAAACAGTATCGGTTCTTCTCTTATGGAGATGCTATGCTTATACTCTAATTGTTTTTATTTTTCATGGTTATATTGGCAGGATATTTTATTTATGGTATAGTTTTGGACTACAGATAAATGGTTATGCCTTAAACAAACAAGAGATTATAAGGATGTCAATATGCTATCATCAATAATAAAAAATCTATAAATTATGAAAGATTTTTAAAATGAGATTAGACAGATACCTAGTAGATGAGGGTTATTACGAGAGTCGTAACCGTGCGAATGATGCCATAAAAGCAGGATTAGTACTAGTAGATGGAAAGAGAGGGAAGCCTTCAACAAAGATAGATAACAATATACTCGTAGAGGTAGAGGATTCTAAATTTTATGTGAGTCGTGCAGCTCGTAAGCTAGAGGATTTTCTAGAAAATTATCCTATGAATTTTAAAGGTAAATCAGCCTTAGATATAGGCTCTTCTACAGGAGGTTTTGCTCAGATAGTGCTGGAAAATGGGATAGAGCGTTTGAGCTGTGTTGATGTAGGTTCTGACCAACTGCATATATCATTACGTAAGAATAAAAAAGTGACGCTTCATGAAGAAACTGATATTAGAGAATATGAAGATGAACTGAGATATGATTTAATCACTTGTGATGTATCGTTTATCTCTATTCGAAAAATTATGGATGATATAGACAGACTATCAATAAATGGTACAGACATCATCATACTTTATAAACCACAATTTGAAGTGGGTAAAGATGTAAAGCGTGACTCTAAGGGTGTAGTGAAAGACCTTGATGCTATTGCTAGACGTAAAGAAGAGTTTGAGGCTGAGGCGAAGAAACTTGGCTGGGATAAAAAGTATCAAGCAGAGTCAAAAGTACAAGGAAAAGAGGGTAGTCAGGAGTATTTTTATCACTTTGTAAAATTGAAAACAAGAAATAAAAATTGATATATAAAAATAATATAAAATCTATTACAATAGGTTCGTTTGATGGTATACATATTGCCCATCAGGCACTCATTGGTCGTGTGGAAGCAGTGGTGGTTATTGAGCGTAATGGTGGGTACTTAACGCCAGGCTATAAAAGAACACTCTATACAAGCAAGCCATGTTACTTTTACCATTTTAATAAAATACATACACTTTCACCTGAAGCATTTATCTCTAAAATAGAAGAGGATTTTCCCGCACTTGAGAAGATTGTAGTAGGATATGACTTCTCTTTTGGCAAAAAGAGGGTAGGCGACAGTATGCTATTAAGTAAGCTCTTTTGTAAAGAAGTAGAAGTTGTACCTGAAGTTATGTGGCAGGGGGTGTCTGTACACTCAAGAACAATCAAGCAATATCTTTGTGAAGGGAATATAGAAATGGTTAGTCATCTATTGGGTAGAAATTACTGTATTGATGGCAATATTATTCATGGGCAGGGGATTGGGCAAAAAAAACTTGTACCTACTCTCAATTTAAAAGTTAAAAACTACCAGCTTCCCCGAGAAGGTGTTTATGCGACAAAAACATTGATTGGGGAAGAGTGGTTTGAAAGTGTGACATTTATAGGAAATCGAATGACCACGGATGGATCATTTGCTGTGGAGACTCATGTACTAGAAAAGAAACTTCCTGTGCTATCTTATGGATCGATCTTTATTTTATTCCATGCATTTATTCGTTCAAACCGAAAGTTTGATACATTGAATGCGCTTAAAATACAGATTAAAAAAGACATAATACAAACTAAAAAGATATTGGTATGAAAGATAAAGTATTTACCAAACCTATAGAGAAAAAGTTTGAGTTTGATGAAGCCGTGGCTTCTGTGTTTGATGATATGTTATCTCGTTCTGTGCCTTTTTATGATGAGGTACGAAAACTGATTATCTCCTTAATATTGGCTCAAGAGAAAGAAGGAATGAAGGTATTAGATCTTGGTTCTTCTACTGCAAAGTTTTTGCTTGATTTGCATTCAAAAATGAAAGTACCTATGAAACTTAAAGGATTAGATAATTCTCAAGCTATGCTAGACAGAGCCGAGCAAAAATGTCAAGCTTTTGGAGCAGATATAGAGCTAGAATTTGCTGATATGTTGGCGTATCACTATGATAATGAAGATATTATAGTAGCCAACTATACTCTACAATTTATACGACCCATACAGCGTTTGGAGCTAGTCAAGAAGCTTTATGATGGATTAAGTAAGGATGGGATTTTTATTTTTTCTGAAAAAGTAGTTTTTGAAAATAAGGTATTAGATAAGCAGATAATAGATATTTATTATGCCTATAAAAAAGAGCAGGGTTATAGTGAATATGAAATAGCACGAAAAAGAGAAGCATTAGAAAATGTACTTATTCCTTTTACACTTAAAGAAAATATTCAAATGTGTAAAGAGGCTGGATTTTCTAAAATTGAAACTATTTTTCAGTGGGCAAATTTTGTAACTTTTGTTGTCAAAAAGTAGTAATATATTTCCATAGTACGTAAGTACGGGCCCCATTAAAAAATATGAGTTATTCACCAATTATTCACCATGTGAAAAGGAAAAACTTTCAGATAACTGTGTGGTGGGAATTTACTAAAAAATATGAGTATTTTATGTATTATTCATCATGTAAAATTTAAAATATTTTTATTATAAATTTAGATTTCTATACTAAGGCATACGACTATTTCAAATTTTTTCAGCTATAATCTTGTAATTTATTATGTAAGGATAGATTCATGAGTTGGACACCAGAGAGCTGGAGGGCATTTCCTATAAAGCAACAGCCAACATACCTAGATAGAGAAGCACTTGATATGACAGAGAAGATGTTGAGTTCCTATCCACCATTAATATTTGCCGAAGAGGCACGAAGACTTAAAGAGAAGTTAGCGGCGGCAGGTCGTGGTGAAGCATTTTTGCTTCAAGGAGGGGACTGTGCAGAAAGTTTTGCAGATTTTAATGCACAGAATATTAAAAATCTTTTCAAGCTAATGTTGCAAATGAATATGGTATTAATGTACTCTACAGGAAAACCGGTTATTAAAGTAGGACGTATTGCTGGGCAGTTTGCCAAGCCAAGAAGTTCCGACTTTGAAGAGAAGAATGGTACCAAATTAGCAAGTTATCGTGGTGACATTATCAACTCTATCGAATTTACCGAAGAAGCAAGGATACCAAATCCTAAGAATATGCTAAAAGCATATAGTCAGTCTGCAGCCACACTTAATTTGTTACGTGCTTTTGCACGTGGTGGTTTAGCAAACCTCAATAAGGTACATAAATGGAATCTTGATTTTATTAAGGATAACTCACTTGGTAAACGATATGATGAACTTAGTGATAAGATAGATCATGCTATGAAATTTATGGCAGCTTGTGGGCTAACAAGCAAAACATTACCACAGTTACATCAGACAACACTCTATACTTCACATGAAGCACTACTACTCAATTATGAGCAGGCATTAACACGTAAAGACACAGAAACAGGCGAGTGGTATGATTGCTCTGCACATATGTTATGGATTGGTGACAGAACCCGTGACTTAAATGAAGCACATATTGAGTACTTTAGGGGTATCAAAAACCCTATTGGATGTAAAGTTGGACCAAGTATAGATGAAGATGAACTTATTGCACTCATTGATGCACTTAACCCAGAGAATGAAGAGGGAAGACTCAATCTGATTGTTCGTATGGGTGCAGATAAAATTGATACCCTTTACCCCCCATTACTCAAAAAAGTACGTGACGCAGGAAAAAATGTTGTTTGGACAATTGACCCAATGCATGGGAATATTGAGAAGTCTTCGACTGGTTTCAAAACACGTGATTTTGCTAATATTCTTTCAGAAGTAGAACAGTTTTTCAAGATACACAAAGAGCATGGAACGGTTGCGGCAGGTATCCATCTTGAAATGACAGGAAATAATGTAACTGAGTGTACCGGAAGTACTTCTTGTGCCATTACAGAAGAGGGATTAGCAAGTCGTTATCATACGCAATGTGATCCAAGACTTAATGCTTCTCAGGCACTTGAACTAGCATTTATGATTTCTGATACAATTTGTGACTATGGCCCAGAAAATAAAGAATAGATATATCTAGAAAAATATCAAGAAGCAACAGAGTAGAGATATTACTGAAGGTAGGTTGTATAAAATTTATTACTTTTCTATCTAATAGAAAAGATATTTTTCCCCCCTTCGTGCCAATAGGATAGATCCATTTGATGGATACTAAGAATGCTTTTGACAATATAAAGACCAAGTCCTAACCCACCTTCAGAAGCATGGAATGGCTTAAAATACTCTTCCAGTGGGCAGGAGAGTTGTTTGCCTTTGTTGAGGATCTTTGTATGATTATCATCAATGCAGACAATAGCATGTTTATCAGTTGAGTACTTGATGGCATTGTCTAGTAAATTTTTGAGTACGAGTGCAAGGAGTTCAAAATCAGCTGTAACAATATAATCTTTTTTAACTTCAATACTTACCAATCGTTCAGGATTCTCAATCATTAATAAATCAATGCTCCCCTCAACAAGATCGCTCATCTTATAGGGTTTAAGATTGAGATCAAAATTTTTAGAGGTTATCTTCTCTATTTTGGCAAATTCATCTATGAGGAGATTGAGTCGTTCAAAAATACCATGAAGACGTTGTTTACTTTTTTTATCGGGTAGCATTTCACTTATGAGGCGCCCTTTGGCAATGGGAGTCTTTAGCTCATGCATAATGGCACGTAAAAAGAGTTGACGAGACTGCAATAGTTCTCGTATCATGGTTACGGCATGATCAAACTCATTAGCAACTTCTGCAATTTCATCATGCTTATCGCTACCGTATCGTATATTTAAATCACCTTCAGAGAATTTTTTGATCTTCTCTTTGAGTTCAGTAATGGGGCGTAAGGATCGGATGATCCAGAGATAAAGCATAATGATCAATAAAAAGACAATAATAAAGACTGCAATACGTTTGATGGGGTACTTGGGCTTATTCTCATTTTTCAAGAAGAGTTTGAAGCGGTCATTATTAATAAGGATAACCCGCTGTAGACAGTAGTTGTCTGCGGCATACTTTTTGTACTTTCCTTTTTCTTTGAAATAGCGTTCTACTTGAACTATTTTTGCCTTATCTTTAAAGAGAGAGAAGTTTTGTGATTCAAGATAGGCTTCATCTATCTTTCCATTGTATAAATAACAATTATAAAGATAATGTGCAATTGTACGCTCCTTCAGTTCATTGAGTTCATCATATTTGGCATGGTCGTATTTGATAGAACCAATAAAGAGAATAGCAAGAAGCAAAAGAGCTACAGAAAAGACTACCTTGATTTTATTCCGTAGTGATGAGAAATGATTAAACAAGTTTGTAACCTACGCCTCTAACAGCCTGAATACACTTGTTCTCACCAAGTTTGGAGCGAATTTTGGAGATAATAACATCGAGGCTTTTCCCTTGTGAGTCAATACTCATTGTGGCAGAAGAGTTGATAATTTGCTCACGTGACTGAGTCATACCTTGGTTTTTGGTCAATAGAGAAAGTACTTCGAATTCAGCAGGGGTAAGGTGAAGTGCTTTGCCTTTATAGTAGATGGTGTCACCCTTAATTTCAAAGTCACTTTTGGATACACTGGCAGAGGTTTCTCTCTCCCCCTTGCTGACACGATTTAAAATTGACATGATGCGTGCATACATCTCTTTGGGATCATAAGGTTTTGGCAAATAGTCATATGCCCCTAGTTCAAAGCTTTGAACCTTATCGTTAATATCATTGCGTGCAGAGGAGATGATGACAGGGATATTATATTTACGTACTAACTCTTCACACACTTCTAATCCATCCATTCCTGGAAGTGTTAGATCGAGAATGACCATATCGAACTTTTTTACCCCCGCACTGAGCCCAAGAAATGGATCTTCGTAATTGATTACCTTGATATCAAACTGTGCAAGATACTCACTAAGAAGCTCTGCAAACTCTGGATCATCTTCTATCATTAAAACATTAATCATCTATACTCTCCTTAATTTATTCTAATTTTATTATATCATCATAAAATTAATTGAGCACAAATAGATCTATATAAAATCAACCTTCATGTGTATAGATTAATTTTTCACTCAATTGATTACCATTGAGCTCAATGTATCGCATTGGATATTCATCAAGATCAAGTGGACGTATGAAGCCACGGGTTGTAATGACTCTTACATGATTGATAAGTTTGAGGTTATCAATATGTTTATGTCCAGAGAGCGTGGCAATGAGATTGGGATATTCAAAAAGTGTCTTAATCACCTCCTCAGTATTGCCAAGTACATATTTGTGGATATCCTTCTTGTCTGTTCCGCACCAATAATTGGTATAGGGGTGGTGATTAAGTATAAGTGTTGGTTTGCCCTGTTCAAGCATTTTTTTAGCAAAAGTAATTGTCTCTTTGCCGTAACGCCCATTATTAGCATTTTCGATAGTACTATCAAGACCCAGTATAAGATAGCCATTTTTTTCGACAGCCCAATCTCTGCCTTCTACTCGTAGTTCTTTTTGTGACATGAAGAGTTTTTTAAACTCTTTTAGGTGAATACGGTTATCATTAACTGGTGATGACTCTTTATTTCCACGTACATGATAGACTGGGCAGTGAAGTTTTTCAGTAATTTCTTTATAAATAAGAGCATCTTTGTCTCCCGCCATATTGTTATTAAAATTATCGCCACCAAAAAGTACACAATCAAGATATGGATAGTGCTTATTGAGATATTTTACTGCCATTTTGAGTGCTTCTACACTATCGGGCGC is a window from the Sulfurovum sp. genome containing:
- a CDS encoding metallophosphoesterase, which encodes MPNQSRRNFFKGAAALAAMPLVASETNIQSKTLKLVHITDAHMDLGAPDSVEALKMAVKYLNKHYPYLDCVLFGGDNFNNNMAGDKDALIYKEITEKLHCPVYHVRGNKESSPVNDNRIHLKEFKKLFMSQKELRVEGRDWAVEKNGYLILGLDSTIENANNGRYGKETITFAKKMLEQGKPTLILNHHPYTNYWCGTDKKDIHKYVLGNTEEVIKTLFEYPNLIATLSGHKHIDNLKLINHVRVITTRGFIRPLDLDEYPMRYIELNGNQLSEKLIYTHEG
- the queA gene encoding tRNA preQ1(34) S-adenosylmethionine ribosyltransferase-isomerase QueA, which produces MSTTRLTKSYDYILPKEYIATEPVYPRDHAKLLVYNRKTNEITHATFGYLLNFLPKCDIFLNDTRVIKARIFGYKSSGGKVELLLNKPLDAHHYLVMIRGKIHIGTQLFFDKGLVATVIALNKDGSRVVTFAKNNTEIYFETLVPLLDEIGHIPLPPYMQREDRKEDESDYQSLFAKNAGAVAAPTASLHFTSDLFEKLQKTYSTHTLTLHVGAGTFKPVEAENILDHPMHSEYFHIPDTSVKIIESQKPILAIGTTVTRTIEYYTRTKQKEGVCDLFLNPLNPPQRVTHLLTNFHLPKSTLIMLVSAFIGREKTLQLYQEAIEKQYRFFSYGDAMLIL
- the tatC gene encoding twin-arginine translocase subunit TatC, whose translation is MFEELRPHLAELRKRIGLSVLSVFIAFGIAFTFHETILAWITAPLDHALAEVKQNVTKKSMTQWHIDLNASRKITSEIEEISPKDNSGVKAAQNLSKSLTQAAQATEGELKKGLENAAKSAYELAASLRASKIFNPQVTTHQVAGTFFVALKVSFFVGLLLAMPFILYQLWLFVAPGLYSHEKKMVFPFVAGGSVMFLSGVLFAYYIVTPFGFQFLITFGSFLYTPLINIEDYVGFFTKIMMGFGIAFELPVFAYFLALLGLVTDRTLKDFFKYAVVIIFVLAALLTPPDILTQLLMAAPLVILYGISILIVAVVNPDKNEDGEDGEKETEKM
- a CDS encoding bifunctional riboflavin kinase/FAD synthetase is translated as MIYKNNIKSITIGSFDGIHIAHQALIGRVEAVVVIERNGGYLTPGYKRTLYTSKPCYFYHFNKIHTLSPEAFISKIEEDFPALEKIVVGYDFSFGKKRVGDSMLLSKLFCKEVEVVPEVMWQGVSVHSRTIKQYLCEGNIEMVSHLLGRNYCIDGNIIHGQGIGQKKLVPTLNLKVKNYQLPREGVYATKTLIGEEWFESVTFIGNRMTTDGSFAVETHVLEKKLPVLSYGSIFILFHAFIRSNRKFDTLNALKIQIKKDIIQTKKILV
- a CDS encoding 3-deoxy-7-phosphoheptulonate synthase class II, producing MSWTPESWRAFPIKQQPTYLDREALDMTEKMLSSYPPLIFAEEARRLKEKLAAAGRGEAFLLQGGDCAESFADFNAQNIKNLFKLMLQMNMVLMYSTGKPVIKVGRIAGQFAKPRSSDFEEKNGTKLASYRGDIINSIEFTEEARIPNPKNMLKAYSQSAATLNLLRAFARGGLANLNKVHKWNLDFIKDNSLGKRYDELSDKIDHAMKFMAACGLTSKTLPQLHQTTLYTSHEALLLNYEQALTRKDTETGEWYDCSAHMLWIGDRTRDLNEAHIEYFRGIKNPIGCKVGPSIDEDELIALIDALNPENEEGRLNLIVRMGADKIDTLYPPLLKKVRDAGKNVVWTIDPMHGNIEKSSTGFKTRDFANILSEVEQFFKIHKEHGTVAAGIHLEMTGNNVTECTGSTSCAITEEGLASRYHTQCDPRLNASQALELAFMISDTICDYGPENKE
- the cmoA gene encoding carboxy-S-adenosyl-L-methionine synthase CmoA is translated as MKDKVFTKPIEKKFEFDEAVASVFDDMLSRSVPFYDEVRKLIISLILAQEKEGMKVLDLGSSTAKFLLDLHSKMKVPMKLKGLDNSQAMLDRAEQKCQAFGADIELEFADMLAYHYDNEDIIVANYTLQFIRPIQRLELVKKLYDGLSKDGIFIFSEKVVFENKVLDKQIIDIYYAYKKEQGYSEYEIARKREALENVLIPFTLKENIQMCKEAGFSKIETIFQWANFVTFVVKK
- a CDS encoding response regulator transcription factor, which codes for MINVLMIEDDPEFAELLSEYLAQFDIKVINYEDPFLGLSAGVKKFDMVILDLTLPGMDGLEVCEELVRKYNIPVIISSARNDINDKVQSFELGAYDYLPKPYDPKEMYARIMSILNRVSKGERETSASVSKSDFEIKGDTIYYKGKALHLTPAEFEVLSLLTKNQGMTQSREQIINSSATMSIDSQGKSLDVIISKIRSKLGENKCIQAVRGVGYKLV
- a CDS encoding ArsS family sensor histidine kinase, encoding MFNHFSSLRNKIKVVFSVALLLLAILFIGSIKYDHAKYDELNELKERTIAHYLYNCYLYNGKIDEAYLESQNFSLFKDKAKIVQVERYFKEKGKYKKYAADNYCLQRVILINNDRFKLFLKNENKPKYPIKRIAVFIIVFLLIIMLYLWIIRSLRPITELKEKIKKFSEGDLNIRYGSDKHDEIAEVANEFDHAVTMIRELLQSRQLFLRAIMHELKTPIAKGRLISEMLPDKKSKQRLHGIFERLNLLIDEFAKIEKITSKNFDLNLKPYKMSDLVEGSIDLLMIENPERLVSIEVKKDYIVTADFELLALVLKNLLDNAIKYSTDKHAIVCIDDNHTKILNKGKQLSCPLEEYFKPFHASEGGLGLGLYIVKSILSIHQMDLSYWHEGGKNIFSIR
- a CDS encoding TlyA family RNA methyltransferase encodes the protein MRLDRYLVDEGYYESRNRANDAIKAGLVLVDGKRGKPSTKIDNNILVEVEDSKFYVSRAARKLEDFLENYPMNFKGKSALDIGSSTGGFAQIVLENGIERLSCVDVGSDQLHISLRKNKKVTLHEETDIREYEDELRYDLITCDVSFISIRKIMDDIDRLSINGTDIIILYKPQFEVGKDVKRDSKGVVKDLDAIARRKEEFEAEAKKLGWDKKYQAESKVQGKEGSQEYFYHFVKLKTRNKN